In Bubalus kerabau isolate K-KA32 ecotype Philippines breed swamp buffalo chromosome 4, PCC_UOA_SB_1v2, whole genome shotgun sequence, one DNA window encodes the following:
- the LOC129651604 gene encoding olfactory receptor 13C7-like codes for MDRSNQTSPLVEFILLGLSAHPTLEKTLFVLILLMYLVILLGNGVLILVTILDSRLHKPMYFFLGNLSFLDICYTTSSVPLILDSFLTPRKTISFSACFGQMFLSFAMGATECVLLGMMAFDRYVAICNPLRYPVVMNKVACGPMAIGSWVAGITNSVVQTSQAVRLPFCGDNVINHFTCEILAVLKLACADISINVVSMVMANVIFLGIPVLFIFVSYVFIIATILRIPSGEGRKKAFSTCSAHLTVVVIFYGTILFMYGKPKSKDPLAADKQDLADKLTSLFYGVVTPMLNPIIYSLRNKDVKAAVRNLASQKHLTE; via the coding sequence ATGGACAGGTCCAATCAGACCTCCCCCCTGGTGGAGTTCATTCTCCTGGGCCTCTCAGCCCACCCAACGCTGGAGAAAACACTCTTTGTGCTCATCCTGCTCATGTACCTGGTGATCCTGCTGGGTAATGGGGTCCTCATCCTGGTGACCATCCTTGACTCCCGCCTGCACaaacccatgtacttcttcctggggAACCTCTCCTTCCTGGACATTTGCTACACAACCTCCTCAGTCCCCCTCATCCTTGACAGCTTCCTGACCCCCAGGAAAACCATCTCTTTCTCAGCCTGTTTTGGGCAGATGTTCCTCTCCTTTGCCATGGGAGCTACGGAGTGTGTGCTTCTGGGCATGATGGCGTTTgatcgctatgtggccatctgcaaccCTCTGAGGTACCCTGTAGTCATGAACAAGGTTGCCTGCGGGCCTATGGCTATTGGCTCCTGGGTAGCTGGTATCACCAATTCTGTAGTTCAGACATCCCAGGCTGTGAGACTGCCATTCTGTGGGGACAATGTCATCAACCACTTCACCTGTGAGATCCTGGCTGTCCTGAAGTTGGCCTGTGCTGACATCTCCATCAATGTGGTCAGTATGGTCATGGCCAATGTGATCTTCCTGGGAATCCCAGTTCTGTTCATTTTTGTCTCCTATGTGTTCATCATTGCTACCATCCTGAGGATCCCCTCCggagaagggaggaaaaaggCCTTCTCCACATGCTCTGCCCACCTCACAGTTGTGGTCATCTTCTACGGGACCATCCTCTTCATGTACGGGAAGCCCAAATCCAAGGACCCTCTGGCGGCAGACAAACAGGACCTTGCAGACAAGCTTACCTCCCTCTTCTATGGGGTGGTGACCCCCATGCTCAACCCCATCATCTACAGCCTCAGGAACAAGGATGTGAAGGCTGCTGTGAGGAACCTGGCGAGTCAGAAACACCTAACTGAGTGA